The Gemmatimonadota bacterium nucleotide sequence CGGCGGCCAGCTCGCCCGCCTCGGCGCGGGGCCGCGCGCCCGGCACCTGCTCGAGCAACCACTCCAGCTTGGTGGCCGAGAAGTAGGGGTCCAGCACCAGTCCGGTACGCTCCCGGGCCCACGTCTCGCGCCCCGCCTCCCTGAGCGCCCGGCAGCGGCCGGCCGTGCGCCGGTCCTGCCAGACAATGGCGCGGTGCACGGGCAGCCCCGTCGCCCGCTCCCAGAGCACCGTCGTCTCCCGCTGATTGGTGATGCCGATGCCCGCGATCTCGCCCGCAGCGCCGCCGGCCGCCGACCGCGCCGCGGCCAGCGCCTCGCGCGCCACGCGCAGCGTGACCTGCCAGATCTCCTCGGCGTCGTGCTCGACCCAGCCGGCGGCTGGATAGTACTGCGTGAACTCGGAGTAGGCGCGGCTCACCACCTCGCCGCGCCGCCCGATCACCAGACAGGTCGTGCCCGTCGTCCCCTGGTCAATGGCCAGGATCACTCGAGCGCCTCCCGGATCGCCGCGGCATACGGCGGCCGCAGCACGCCGCGGTCCGTAACAATAGCCGTGATCAGCTCGGCTGGCGTAAGGTCGAAGGCGGGGGCATAGACCTGCGCATCCGCGGGCGCCGTCAGCCGGCCAAAGCCGCGGCGCACCTCCTCGGGATCTCGCTCCTCGATCGGGATGCCCCGCCCTTCCGGCACCGCGCAGTCCACCGAGCTGGTCGGCGCCGCCACGTAGAAGGGGATGCCGTGGTGCCGCGCCAGCACCGCGAGCTGGTAGGTGCCGATCTTGTTGACGACGTCGCCGTTAGCCGCGATCCGGTCGGCTCCCACCAGCACCAGGTTCACCCTGCCCTGCTGCATTAGGAAGCCCGCCACAGTGTCCGCCACCAACGTCACGTCTACGCCCGCGCGCTGCAGCTCCCACACGGTCAGCCGGCTGCCCTGCAGCATGGGCCGCGTCTCGCCGGCGTAGACCCGCAGGGCGCGGCCCTGCGCCCGGGCCAGGTAAACTGGCGCCAGCGCCGTCCCCATGCCTCCCGTGGCCAGCGCCCCCGCGTTGCAATGCGTGAGCACGCCGACGA carries:
- the mtnA gene encoding S-methyl-5-thioribose-1-phosphate isomerase, translating into MTSYPEAVRWADDGRALDVLDQTRLPEAEVRLRLETAEQVAEAIRAMRVRGAPAIGIAAAMGLALELARHTGLALPEFRLKLEQTCGLLADTRPTAVNLFWALERMRRLAASLEDSSPGVVACRLHGEASAILQEDRAMCRRIGQHGLALLPPEGVVGVLTHCNAGALATGGMGTALAPVYLARAQGRALRVYAGETRPMLQGSRLTVWELQRAGVDVTLVADTVAGFLMQQGRVNLVLVGADRIAANGDVVNKIGTYQLAVLARHHGIPFYVAAPTSSVDCAVPEGRGIPIEERDPEEVRRGFGRLTAPADAQVYAPAFDLTPAELITAIVTDRGVLRPPYAAAIREALE